The following are from one region of the Paenibacillus sp. KS-LC4 genome:
- a CDS encoding S-layer homology domain-containing protein, translated as MGSKQRLIAFVALIAITSSVPTAAFANGTKVTIDRQNTLADRISGEGSMDSTVNVSVSKDKAEKLARELVSIPKEYTLQGASLAVSVLAQGKRNIWGLDFVKKVNGKHKGSIYVQIDADGGQLLSFQSYIDNPNSKPTYPLKVERLAAQDIAASFMKQIAANYAGQVRYNPEYGAQVLPPLTGEVVHKIRYDRIVNDILYVDNYIEVDVDSEGHITNYKLQWDDTLQFPTADSRITLAQANAKLRELAQPELQYIVPYSPEGQHTPLLSYEMGGLAINALDGSLIKKLYNQTSSVSATPIAPVALGEAPKAGDLTDKQAVALVESTFKLPAGAMLSNTSYNEYSDDTTGRNQSYWNLNWTTKSGARETGSVSATVDSKTGIIRSYYAYAYDGGDTSVKPSLSYEQAEKIAIDMVKKQLPWAAAQLYVEKPDPSKYSEAPAGTITSYYISFVRKIQGATVSYDRVNVNVDARTNEVTMYDAELASFEYPAQAPKVIEKTEAIEKWLTYYRTELTYYVEREYSLQGQPIPIDKYNLMLAAGELDSEQVESKAEVKLVYRLVPAAIDESVFLDAQSGQWRNRESGEATALEKPKALDVKGHWAQRQLELMVAYKALDVKDGKVRPNAVVTRGELIKMLVLAMNSGRGPKVMANAESASAAFNDVAAGSGYYVYVQSALEQNLIDIGDGTFNPAGEVDREEMAELIVRALGYNTLAEYDQLFNLNFKDADKTEKKGQAAIVVGLNIMSLSDGSFLPERKVTRAEAATAFFRYLQTRADLKEAPIRN; from the coding sequence ATGGGAAGCAAACAAAGGTTGATTGCATTTGTTGCGCTGATTGCGATTACAAGCAGTGTGCCTACTGCCGCTTTTGCAAATGGGACGAAGGTGACGATTGATCGCCAGAATACTCTGGCAGACCGTATTTCCGGGGAGGGTTCGATGGATTCTACAGTGAATGTATCGGTTTCGAAGGATAAGGCAGAGAAGCTGGCGCGCGAGCTTGTGAGCATTCCGAAGGAATACACGCTGCAAGGCGCATCTTTGGCGGTTAGCGTGCTGGCACAGGGCAAACGTAATATTTGGGGTCTTGATTTCGTCAAGAAAGTAAATGGCAAGCATAAGGGCAGCATTTATGTTCAAATAGATGCTGACGGCGGCCAGTTGCTGTCTTTTCAATCCTATATAGACAATCCTAACTCCAAGCCCACGTATCCTCTTAAGGTAGAGCGTTTGGCTGCCCAGGATATTGCGGCTTCCTTCATGAAGCAAATTGCAGCAAATTACGCAGGCCAGGTGCGCTACAATCCGGAATACGGGGCGCAGGTGCTTCCTCCGCTGACAGGCGAGGTTGTTCATAAAATTCGTTATGACCGAATCGTTAACGACATTCTTTATGTAGACAACTACATTGAAGTCGATGTGGACAGTGAAGGGCATATTACCAACTATAAATTGCAATGGGATGATACGCTGCAATTTCCAACAGCAGACTCGCGTATTACGCTAGCTCAGGCAAATGCAAAGCTTCGCGAGCTTGCCCAGCCAGAGCTTCAATATATTGTGCCTTATAGTCCAGAAGGCCAGCACACCCCTCTGCTTAGCTACGAGATGGGCGGCTTGGCGATAAATGCACTAGACGGCTCGCTTATTAAGAAGCTGTATAATCAAACAAGCAGTGTATCTGCAACGCCAATCGCCCCAGTAGCACTCGGGGAAGCGCCTAAAGCGGGCGATTTGACCGATAAACAGGCGGTTGCACTCGTAGAGTCGACCTTCAAGCTGCCAGCAGGCGCTATGCTGTCTAATACAAGCTACAATGAGTACAGCGACGATACAACAGGCCGTAACCAATCGTATTGGAACCTCAACTGGACGACGAAAAGCGGTGCCAGAGAGACGGGCTCTGTATCGGCAACCGTGGATAGCAAGACGGGGATTATTCGCAGCTATTATGCCTATGCTTATGATGGCGGGGACACGTCGGTTAAGCCTTCCCTGTCCTACGAGCAGGCGGAGAAAATCGCAATAGATATGGTTAAAAAGCAGCTTCCATGGGCGGCAGCGCAGCTGTACGTTGAAAAGCCTGACCCATCGAAGTACAGCGAGGCGCCTGCCGGAACGATTACTTCCTACTACATTTCTTTTGTTCGAAAAATTCAAGGAGCGACGGTGTCCTATGATCGGGTCAACGTCAATGTGGATGCCCGGACGAATGAAGTGACGATGTATGATGCCGAGCTTGCTTCCTTCGAATACCCGGCGCAAGCGCCAAAGGTCATCGAGAAAACGGAAGCGATTGAAAAGTGGCTCACCTACTATCGAACAGAACTGACGTATTATGTAGAGCGGGAATATTCCCTGCAAGGCCAGCCTATTCCTATCGACAAATATAACCTGATGCTCGCTGCTGGCGAACTAGATTCCGAGCAGGTGGAGAGCAAGGCAGAAGTGAAGCTTGTTTACCGTCTTGTGCCCGCTGCTATTGATGAATCCGTATTTCTGGATGCCCAAAGCGGGCAATGGCGGAATCGCGAAAGTGGAGAGGCTACGGCGCTGGAGAAGCCTAAGGCGCTGGATGTGAAGGGTCACTGGGCGCAGCGTCAGCTGGAGCTGATGGTTGCTTACAAAGCGCTGGATGTGAAGGATGGCAAGGTTCGTCCGAATGCGGTTGTGACCCGCGGCGAATTGATTAAAATGCTTGTGCTTGCCATGAACAGCGGGCGTGGTCCGAAGGTGATGGCGAATGCTGAATCAGCAAGCGCGGCTTTTAATGATGTGGCAGCGGGATCAGGCTATTATGTATATGTCCAAAGCGCGCTTGAGCAAAACCTGATTGATATTGGCGACGGCACCTTTAATCCGGCGGGCGAGGTAGACCGTGAGGAAATGGCCGAGCTGATCGTGCGGGCGTTGGGCTACAATACGCTGGCGGAATATGACCAACTGTTTAATCTTAATTTTAAAGATGCGGACAAAACAGAGAAAAAAGGCCAGGCGGCAATCGTTGTCGGCCTGAATATTATGTCGCTGTCGGACGGGAGCTTCCTCCCGGAGCGTAAAGTGACGCGAGCAGAGGCGGCAACAGCATTTTTCCGTTACCTGCAAACGCGAGCGGATTTGAAGGAGGCGCCGATTCGCAATTAA
- the trxA gene encoding thioredoxin codes for MAVALTKDNFSSNVESGVSLVDFWAPWCGPCKMQLPIVEELATELAGQATIAKINVDEEPELASQFGVMSIPTLILFKDGQPVDKMVGLQSKDALKTKINNQL; via the coding sequence ATGGCAGTAGCATTAACGAAAGACAACTTTTCATCTAACGTAGAGAGCGGCGTATCTCTGGTAGATTTCTGGGCACCTTGGTGCGGACCTTGCAAAATGCAGCTTCCAATCGTGGAAGAATTGGCAACTGAGCTTGCAGGCCAAGCTACAATTGCTAAAATCAATGTCGATGAAGAGCCTGAACTGGCTTCGCAATTCGGCGTAATGAGCATTCCAACGCTTATTTTGTTCAAAGACGGACAGCCCGTTGACAAAATGGTAGGTCTGCAAAGCAAAGATGCTTTGAAAACAAAAATCAACAACCAACTGTAA
- a CDS encoding Rrf2 family transcriptional regulator, translated as MNSEFTIAVHSLVYLAHLPENMASSEMIAVNVGTHSARVRKVMSGLRRSGYVDTREGSGGGYRLTIDPSVVTLADVYRVMAQGSLIPSWCSGDPGMECVVGSNMNQVMFRIFCEAEKQLEAHFSHTTIQDVLGQIHACE; from the coding sequence TTGAACAGCGAATTTACAATTGCCGTACACAGTCTTGTATATTTAGCTCATTTGCCGGAAAACATGGCAAGCAGCGAGATGATTGCCGTCAACGTTGGGACTCATTCGGCCCGCGTTCGCAAGGTGATGAGCGGCTTGCGCCGCAGCGGCTATGTGGATACACGCGAAGGATCGGGCGGCGGCTATCGGCTGACGATTGATCCGAGTGTAGTGACGCTAGCTGACGTTTACCGAGTGATGGCGCAAGGTTCGCTTATTCCAAGCTGGTGCTCGGGAGATCCGGGCATGGAGTGCGTCGTAGGCTCCAATATGAACCAAGTGATGTTCCGGATTTTTTGTGAGGCGGAGAAGCAGCTAGAAGCGCATTTCAGTCACACGACCATTCAGGATGTGCTAGGCCAGATTCATGCATGTGAATAG
- a CDS encoding aldo/keto reductase, protein MTKASISTEVTTLQNGVQMPRLGLGVYLSKEGDEVENAVRYAIEAGYRSIDTASAYNNEAGVGRAIADSGIARDELFITTKVWNRDQGYETTLQAFEASRKRLGLDVIDLYLVHWPVAGKFTETYRALEKLYKDGYVRAIGVSNFLLPHFDELLPGCEIKPMVNQVEFHPLLTQPELQSFCREQSIQLEAWSPLMQGNLDVPLLQELAGKYGKSPAQVVIRWDLQKGVITIPKSIRKERIIENGDVFDFELTEAEVAAIDGLNEGRRYGSNPMNFNF, encoded by the coding sequence ATGACTAAAGCATCAATTAGCACGGAAGTGACGACGCTGCAAAACGGGGTGCAAATGCCGCGGCTGGGGCTTGGCGTATACTTGTCGAAAGAAGGCGATGAGGTTGAGAACGCCGTGCGTTATGCCATAGAGGCAGGTTACCGCAGCATTGATACGGCAAGCGCTTACAACAATGAAGCCGGTGTGGGGCGTGCTATTGCCGATAGCGGTATTGCGAGGGACGAGCTGTTCATTACGACAAAGGTATGGAACCGGGATCAAGGCTATGAGACGACGCTGCAAGCTTTTGAAGCAAGCCGCAAGCGTCTAGGCCTGGATGTAATAGATTTATATTTAGTTCATTGGCCAGTAGCCGGCAAATTTACGGAAACGTACCGTGCGCTTGAAAAGCTTTATAAGGATGGCTACGTGCGTGCCATTGGCGTAAGCAATTTCCTGCTGCCGCATTTCGATGAGCTATTGCCAGGGTGCGAGATTAAGCCAATGGTCAATCAGGTGGAATTCCATCCGCTGCTGACACAGCCGGAGCTGCAAAGCTTCTGCCGCGAGCAAAGCATCCAGCTTGAGGCTTGGAGCCCGCTCATGCAAGGGAATTTAGATGTACCGCTGCTTCAGGAGCTTGCAGGCAAATACGGCAAAAGCCCGGCGCAGGTTGTCATTCGCTGGGATCTCCAAAAAGGTGTCATTACGATTCCGAAATCTATTCGCAAAGAGCGCATTATCGAAAATGGCGACGTGTTTGATTTTGAGCTGACAGAAGCGGAAGTTGCAGCCATTGATGGGTTGAACGAGGGCCGCCGTTATGGCTCCAATCCAATGAATTTTAATTTTTAA
- a CDS encoding ATP-binding protein has protein sequence MMMLRKITMNNFLSFKNQTMMDMRATGYKVLSESNVYNDVLKGFFLVGANASGKTNVIRALKVLLDLLFAEKSINLGMQACLFSAEKSFFVEYEFEFSGDMVKYYIEYERKKKSLIEKLFINNDMVLNRIGNNAESEITENKIYNDIDENTLLLREIYFNTKFRKQIILKQWFDFLMNSVYMDGYLGTIFSPGKIDLEIEDYLESQGAEEINNFFEKFNFNQRIEYSKASSGKMTRIESPDEKDIFFKREGVGEPIPFPWESLGNQKLLRFLPSFFYVVKNGGMLIVDEFGSGFHNFLEELLVRYFMQQSKKSQLFIVSHSTNLLSNSLLRPDQIYAVNFNGIEGSVLKRFSTEQPRVAQNLERMYTGDVFGGVPEYKDDKNN, from the coding sequence ATGATGATGTTAAGAAAAATAACGATGAATAATTTTCTCTCTTTTAAAAATCAAACAATGATGGATATGAGAGCGACTGGATATAAAGTTTTGTCTGAATCCAATGTATATAATGATGTTTTGAAAGGTTTTTTTTTAGTAGGAGCAAACGCTTCTGGTAAAACGAATGTAATTCGTGCTTTAAAAGTATTACTTGATTTATTATTCGCAGAAAAGAGTATTAATTTAGGAATGCAAGCATGTTTATTTTCTGCCGAGAAATCTTTTTTTGTAGAATATGAATTTGAGTTTTCAGGCGATATGGTTAAATATTATATAGAATATGAAAGAAAGAAAAAAAGCCTAATTGAGAAATTATTTATTAATAACGATATGGTGTTAAATCGTATTGGGAATAATGCCGAATCCGAAATAACGGAGAATAAGATATACAATGATATTGATGAAAATACCCTATTGCTGAGGGAGATTTATTTTAATACAAAATTTAGAAAGCAAATTATTTTAAAACAATGGTTTGATTTTCTGATGAATTCAGTTTACATGGATGGGTATTTAGGGACTATTTTTTCTCCAGGGAAAATTGATTTGGAAATTGAAGACTATCTTGAGAGTCAGGGAGCAGAGGAAATTAATAACTTTTTTGAGAAGTTTAATTTCAATCAGAGGATCGAGTACTCTAAGGCAAGCTCAGGAAAAATGACAAGAATAGAGTCCCCTGATGAGAAAGATATTTTCTTTAAGCGTGAAGGAGTGGGCGAGCCTATTCCGTTTCCGTGGGAATCTTTAGGAAATCAAAAATTACTAAGATTTTTACCTTCTTTTTTTTATGTGGTGAAAAATGGTGGTATGCTAATTGTGGATGAGTTTGGAAGCGGATTCCATAATTTTTTAGAAGAGTTACTCGTGAGATATTTCATGCAACAATCAAAAAAATCGCAATTGTTTATTGTGTCGCACTCTACAAACTTACTATCTAATTCGTTACTACGACCTGATCAAATATATGCTGTTAATTTCAATGGGATAGAAGGAAGTGTACTAAAGAGATTTTCTACAGAGCAGCCAAGAGTAGCTCAAAATCTTGAGAGGATGTACACAGGCGATGTCTTTGGAGGAGTGCCAGAGTATAAAGATGACAAAAACAACTAA
- a CDS encoding carbohydrate ABC transporter permease has protein sequence MNRFMVGRVLPYIILSFIALLFLLPMLWLVLASFDGAATLTLKIPEEVTLSNYTSTLASSDNQRSFGNGLLLALGQALLVVAAAGLASYPLSRYQLRYKRPFMYVILFATGLPITAVMVPVYQFFLYMQIQDSLFFTILFLAASALPYSIWMMKNFMDSVPLELEEAAWVDGASIWTTLRLVVAPLMLPGIFTVGIFAFAGSWGNFLVPFILLQSPQKLPAAVTIYQYFGQNGIVQYGKLAAFSIIYTIPAVALYVFGQRFMSQGFSFGGANKG, from the coding sequence ATGAATCGGTTTATGGTCGGCCGGGTGCTTCCTTATATTATTTTGAGTTTTATCGCTTTATTGTTCCTGCTTCCTATGCTGTGGCTCGTATTGGCCTCGTTCGACGGAGCGGCAACCCTTACTTTGAAAATACCTGAAGAGGTAACGCTAAGCAACTATACGTCTACGTTAGCGAGCTCTGACAATCAGAGGTCCTTCGGCAATGGCTTGCTGCTCGCTCTTGGACAAGCGCTGCTTGTCGTTGCTGCGGCGGGGCTTGCCTCTTATCCGCTGTCACGTTATCAGCTGCGGTATAAACGCCCGTTCATGTATGTCATCCTGTTCGCAACAGGCTTGCCGATTACGGCGGTTATGGTTCCGGTTTATCAGTTTTTCCTGTACATGCAAATTCAGGATTCGTTGTTTTTCACCATTTTGTTCTTGGCTGCATCTGCACTGCCATACTCCATCTGGATGATGAAAAACTTCATGGATTCCGTTCCTTTGGAGCTGGAGGAGGCTGCTTGGGTGGACGGCGCATCCATCTGGACGACGCTTCGTCTAGTCGTTGCGCCACTGATGCTGCCAGGTATTTTCACAGTCGGTATTTTCGCCTTTGCCGGCAGCTGGGGGAACTTCCTCGTTCCATTCATCTTGCTGCAAAGCCCGCAGAAGCTTCCTGCCGCCGTTACCATTTACCAGTATTTTGGGCAAAATGGCATTGTGCAATACGGCAAGCTGGCTGCCTTCTCGATCATTTACACGATTCCAGCGGTCGCGCTTTATGTGTTCGGCCAACGCTTTATGTCCCAAGGCTTTAGCTTTGGCGGGGCGAATAAGGGTTAA
- a CDS encoding sugar ABC transporter permease has product MEAINSRFPKAKRKGNGGEQWRAALFLSPSWLLLLLFFFVPAVLTFYFAFTNMALTGAAAANTQFVGFQNFVNMFQDATFRISVGNTILFLIFSAVIGQQVMGFLIAFLMNGRNRVFRSVVGSIVISGWVAPEVVCAFVWFAFLNDTGTANAFIQSIGFEPIAWLYTFPMVSVIIANVWHGTAFSMMVFQAALGDVPKEVEEAAMIDGASAWQRLIRITIPMISGSVVTNMVLVTLQTLGSFTLIYALTGGGPGNATETLPIYMYHQAFVNYQLGYGTAISLVLLLIGIVASLLYMKLLKVKL; this is encoded by the coding sequence ATGGAAGCGATAAACTCGCGATTTCCCAAAGCGAAAAGGAAAGGGAACGGCGGTGAACAGTGGAGGGCGGCGCTATTCTTATCGCCTAGCTGGCTGCTGCTTTTACTCTTTTTCTTCGTGCCGGCAGTTTTAACTTTTTATTTCGCATTTACGAATATGGCTTTGACCGGAGCGGCAGCAGCGAATACGCAGTTTGTCGGATTCCAAAACTTCGTGAATATGTTTCAGGATGCAACATTCCGCATTTCTGTAGGTAACACGATTCTTTTCCTCATTTTCTCGGCCGTTATTGGCCAGCAAGTTATGGGCTTCCTTATTGCGTTTCTAATGAATGGTAGAAACCGCGTATTCCGAAGCGTTGTTGGCTCTATCGTCATTTCGGGCTGGGTAGCGCCAGAAGTGGTCTGCGCATTTGTATGGTTTGCTTTTCTGAATGATACGGGAACGGCTAATGCATTCATTCAAAGCATCGGCTTTGAGCCTATTGCTTGGCTGTACACCTTCCCGATGGTATCCGTTATTATTGCAAACGTATGGCATGGAACGGCCTTCTCGATGATGGTATTCCAGGCTGCACTGGGCGATGTGCCTAAAGAGGTTGAGGAAGCGGCAATGATTGATGGCGCTTCGGCTTGGCAAAGACTTATCCGCATTACTATTCCAATGATCAGCGGTTCTGTTGTAACGAATATGGTACTCGTAACCCTTCAAACATTAGGCTCCTTCACGCTTATTTATGCGTTGACAGGTGGCGGTCCGGGAAATGCAACGGAGACGCTGCCCATTTATATGTATCATCAGGCCTTTGTCAACTATCAGCTTGGCTACGGCACAGCTATTTCACTTGTTCTGCTGTTGATCGGTATTGTTGCCAGTCTGTTGTATATGAAGCTTCTAAAAGTGAAGCTGTAA
- a CDS encoding extracellular solute-binding protein, with the protein MAAKKRILAGTVAALTVFTAACSGNAGTNGTNSTEGAEATSAAGATKTVKVAYGKWNETDNWGKWLTSVKADFEKANPGVTVELQPIEGSQYATKIPLLMMDGKTAPEVLAEDSFMINADSEAGYLEPLAVDAWEDWGKFNEGIKAAVTATDSKVYGVPFSTDVRGLYYNKELFKKAGLPVPWEPKSWDEVLSASRTIKSKLPDIIPFWMNSGKAGQEATTMQTFEMLLYGTDDELYEDGKWVTQSPGILSSLNFIHTIYSEGMGPKMSQVLTAQAGQVLETDLMPNQKVAIVLNGNWLTGNWAASGSKPWPEALDVYGFVKMPTEKGQAPGFTSMSGGWTLSVGAKSTEKELGFEFIKMATNEQHNKEFAMLDGALTPRTDVAADAEYTGQPGTLYGVAAEFITYTHVRPTNANYPAVSTSIQEMVEKVASGSLAPDAAMQEYAKSVERTVGADKVATK; encoded by the coding sequence ATGGCAGCTAAAAAAAGAATTCTTGCAGGTACGGTTGCAGCTTTAACTGTATTCACAGCAGCATGTTCGGGAAATGCAGGCACAAATGGCACAAATAGCACGGAGGGTGCAGAAGCAACTTCCGCAGCTGGAGCAACAAAGACGGTTAAAGTTGCTTATGGCAAATGGAATGAAACGGATAACTGGGGCAAGTGGCTGACTAGCGTAAAGGCGGATTTTGAGAAAGCGAACCCTGGCGTGACGGTTGAGCTGCAGCCGATTGAAGGCTCACAATATGCAACGAAAATTCCGCTGCTCATGATGGATGGCAAAACGGCGCCTGAGGTGCTTGCTGAAGATTCCTTCATGATTAATGCCGACAGTGAGGCTGGTTACCTAGAACCGCTCGCTGTGGATGCATGGGAAGATTGGGGCAAGTTCAACGAAGGTATTAAAGCGGCTGTAACAGCAACGGACAGCAAGGTTTATGGCGTACCTTTCTCTACTGACGTTCGCGGCTTGTACTACAACAAAGAGCTGTTCAAGAAAGCAGGATTGCCTGTGCCTTGGGAGCCTAAAAGCTGGGATGAAGTACTGAGCGCTTCCCGTACTATTAAATCCAAGCTGCCAGATATTATTCCTTTCTGGATGAACTCTGGTAAAGCTGGTCAAGAAGCAACAACTATGCAAACGTTCGAAATGCTGCTTTACGGAACGGATGACGAGCTTTATGAGGATGGCAAATGGGTTACACAAAGCCCAGGCATCCTGAGCTCGCTGAACTTCATTCACACGATCTACTCCGAGGGCATGGGTCCAAAAATGTCGCAAGTTTTGACTGCGCAAGCAGGTCAAGTATTGGAAACAGATCTGATGCCGAATCAAAAGGTAGCAATCGTCCTGAACGGCAACTGGCTGACAGGCAACTGGGCGGCAAGCGGCAGCAAGCCTTGGCCGGAAGCGCTTGATGTTTATGGCTTCGTGAAAATGCCGACAGAGAAAGGTCAAGCTCCTGGCTTCACTTCGATGTCTGGCGGCTGGACGCTTAGCGTTGGCGCGAAATCGACTGAAAAAGAGCTGGGCTTCGAATTTATTAAAATGGCTACTAATGAACAGCACAACAAAGAGTTCGCCATGCTGGACGGCGCTTTGACGCCTCGCACCGACGTTGCGGCTGATGCGGAATACACAGGCCAGCCTGGTACGCTGTATGGCGTAGCAGCTGAGTTTATTACGTACACGCACGTTCGTCCAACTAATGCGAATTACCCGGCAGTATCGACATCCATTCAAGAAATGGTTGAAAAAGTGGCATCGGGCTCACTTGCTCCTGACGCTGCTATGCAAGAATATGCAAAAAGCGTAGAAAGAACGGTCGGCGCTGATAAAGTAGCGACGAAGTAG